The Takifugu flavidus isolate HTHZ2018 chromosome 17, ASM371156v2, whole genome shotgun sequence genome contains a region encoding:
- the LOC130514296 gene encoding uncharacterized protein LOC130514296 isoform X2 translates to MAAKMTTDLLARAERLVSEDNQETEKAVKALLCSETPPPVQGTNCCVSEIGEIEIERETSALQHVTDSSKQTNKLSRRRVRQPGGPKSTVQEPSKQNLQTCASLSTVTPTAAPPSREPSAPARRRRIRQACTTLTPVLTAGPTAARPSLSPDPFEPARPIRRRRNQRHKSNIVRRLFDDSGLRLNESVPEPSFNRVEGDTGGNDHPQQQHKHHESVRQPSFNRVDGDTAGYNHPQQQHEHHESVPDPLFDRAEDTGCYIHSQHPQDKVVLEIFNNVIRYIVSSNCNQRCTKTVLKKL, encoded by the exons atggctgcaaagatgactaccg atctgttagccagggctgaaagattggtatccgaagacaaccaagaaactgaaaaagcagtaaaagcattgctgtgttctgaaaccccaccccccgtgcaggggacaaattgctgtgtatctgaaattggtgaaattgagattgagagggaaacctcggcacttcaacatgtgactgactcaagtaagcagacgaacaaactctccagaagacgtgtgagacagccaggaggaccgaagtcgactgtacaag aaccatcaaaacagaaccttcaaacgtgcgcctctctgagcactgtgactcccacggcagctccaccctcccgtgaaccttctgcccctgcgaggagacgtagaatacggcaagcgtgtaccactctgacccctgtacttacagcgggACCCACGGCAGCTCGACcctccctttcaccagatcctttcgaacctgcgaggccgataaggagacgtaggaaccagagacacaagtctaacattgttaggagattgtttgatg attcagggttgagattaaacgagagcgttcctgaaccgtccttcaacagggtcgagggggatacggggggcaacgatcatccccaacaacagcacaagcaccacgagagcgttcgtcaaccgtccttcaacagggtgGACGGGGATACAGCCGGATAcaatcatccccaacaacagcacgagcaccacgagagcgttcctgatcCGCTCTTTGACAGGGCTGaggatacaggctgctacattcattcccaacacccccaagacaaggtagtgctggagattttcaataacgtcatacggtatattgtttcctccaattgtaaccaaaggtgtactaaaacagtgttgaaaaagctgtaa
- the LOC130514296 gene encoding uncharacterized protein LOC130514296 isoform X1, which translates to MAAKMTTEVTVEVHHMPIYPVSADEFEGITLTQSDIDLLARAERLVSEDNQETEKAVKALLCSETPPPVQGTNCCVSEIGEIEIERETSALQHVTDSSKQTNKLSRRRVRQPGGPKSTVQEPSKQNLQTCASLSTVTPTAAPPSREPSAPARRRRIRQACTTLTPVLTAGPTAARPSLSPDPFEPARPIRRRRNQRHKSNIVRRLFDDSGLRLNESVPEPSFNRVEGDTGGNDHPQQQHKHHESVRQPSFNRVDGDTAGYNHPQQQHEHHESVPDPLFDRAEDTGCYIHSQHPQDKVVLEIFNNVIRYIVSSNCNQRCTKTVLKKL; encoded by the exons atggctgcaaagatgactaccg aagttacagtagaggttcaccatatgccaatttatcctg tcagcgccgatgagtttgaaggaataaccctcACGCAATCAGACATTG atctgttagccagggctgaaagattggtatccgaagacaaccaagaaactgaaaaagcagtaaaagcattgctgtgttctgaaaccccaccccccgtgcaggggacaaattgctgtgtatctgaaattggtgaaattgagattgagagggaaacctcggcacttcaacatgtgactgactcaagtaagcagacgaacaaactctccagaagacgtgtgagacagccaggaggaccgaagtcgactgtacaag aaccatcaaaacagaaccttcaaacgtgcgcctctctgagcactgtgactcccacggcagctccaccctcccgtgaaccttctgcccctgcgaggagacgtagaatacggcaagcgtgtaccactctgacccctgtacttacagcgggACCCACGGCAGCTCGACcctccctttcaccagatcctttcgaacctgcgaggccgataaggagacgtaggaaccagagacacaagtctaacattgttaggagattgtttgatg attcagggttgagattaaacgagagcgttcctgaaccgtccttcaacagggtcgagggggatacggggggcaacgatcatccccaacaacagcacaagcaccacgagagcgttcgtcaaccgtccttcaacagggtgGACGGGGATACAGCCGGATAcaatcatccccaacaacagcacgagcaccacgagagcgttcctgatcCGCTCTTTGACAGGGCTGaggatacaggctgctacattcattcccaacacccccaagacaaggtagtgctggagattttcaataacgtcatacggtatattgtttcctccaattgtaaccaaaggtgtactaaaacagtgttgaaaaagctgtaa
- the LOC130514295 gene encoding uncharacterized protein LOC130514295 isoform X1: MAAKMTTEVTVEVHHMPIYPVSADEFEGISLTQSDIDLLARAERLVSEDNQETEKAVKALLCSETPPPVQGTNCCVSEIGEIEIERETSALQHGTDSSKQTNKLSRRRVRQPGGPKSTVQEPSKQNLQTCASLSTVTPTAAPPSREPSAPARRRRIRQACTTLTPVLTAGPTAARPSLSPDPFEPARPIRRRRNQRHKSNIVRRLFDDSGLRLNESVPEPSFNRVEGDTGGNDHPQQQHKHHESVRQPSFNRVDGDTAGYNHPQQQHEHHESVPDPLFDRAEDTGCYIHSQHPQDKVVLEIFNNVIRYIVSSNCNQRCTKTVLKKL; the protein is encoded by the exons atggctgcaaagatgactaccg aagttacagtagaggttcaccatatgccaatttatcctg tcagcgccgatgagtttgaaggaataagCCTCACGCAATCAGACATTG atctgttagccagggctgaaagattggtatccgaagacaaccaagaaactgaaaaagcagtaaaagcattgctgtgttctgaaaccccaccccccgtgcaggggacaaattgctgtgtatctgaaattggtgaaattgagattgagagggaaacctcggcacttcaacatgggactgactcaagtaagcagacgaacaaactctccagaagacgtgtgagacagccaggaggaccgaagtcgactgtacaag aaccatcaaaacagaaccttcaaacgtgcgcctctctgagcactgtgactcccacggcagctccaccctcccgtgaaccttctgcccctgcgaggagacgtagaatacggcaagcgtgtaccactctgacccctgtacttacagcgggACCCACGGCAGCTCGACcctccctttcaccagatcctttcgaacctgcgaggccgataaggagacgtaggaaccagagacacaagtctaacattgttaggagattgtttgatg attcagggttgagattaaacgagagcgttcctgaaccgtccttcaacagggtcgagggggatacggggggcaacgatcatccccaacaacagcacaagcaccacgagagcgttcgtcaaccgtccttcaacagggtgGACGGGGATACAGCCGGATAcaatcatccccaacaacagcacgagcaccacgagagcgttcctgatcCGCTCTTTGACAGGGCTGaggatacaggctgctacattcattcccaacacccccaagacaaggtagtgctggagattttcaataacgtcatacggtatattgtttcctccaattgtaaccaaaggtgtactaaaacagtgttgaaaaagctgtaa
- the LOC130514295 gene encoding uncharacterized protein LOC130514295 isoform X2, translating to MAAKMTTDLLARAERLVSEDNQETEKAVKALLCSETPPPVQGTNCCVSEIGEIEIERETSALQHGTDSSKQTNKLSRRRVRQPGGPKSTVQEPSKQNLQTCASLSTVTPTAAPPSREPSAPARRRRIRQACTTLTPVLTAGPTAARPSLSPDPFEPARPIRRRRNQRHKSNIVRRLFDDSGLRLNESVPEPSFNRVEGDTGGNDHPQQQHKHHESVRQPSFNRVDGDTAGYNHPQQQHEHHESVPDPLFDRAEDTGCYIHSQHPQDKVVLEIFNNVIRYIVSSNCNQRCTKTVLKKL from the exons atggctgcaaagatgactaccg atctgttagccagggctgaaagattggtatccgaagacaaccaagaaactgaaaaagcagtaaaagcattgctgtgttctgaaaccccaccccccgtgcaggggacaaattgctgtgtatctgaaattggtgaaattgagattgagagggaaacctcggcacttcaacatgggactgactcaagtaagcagacgaacaaactctccagaagacgtgtgagacagccaggaggaccgaagtcgactgtacaag aaccatcaaaacagaaccttcaaacgtgcgcctctctgagcactgtgactcccacggcagctccaccctcccgtgaaccttctgcccctgcgaggagacgtagaatacggcaagcgtgtaccactctgacccctgtacttacagcgggACCCACGGCAGCTCGACcctccctttcaccagatcctttcgaacctgcgaggccgataaggagacgtaggaaccagagacacaagtctaacattgttaggagattgtttgatg attcagggttgagattaaacgagagcgttcctgaaccgtccttcaacagggtcgagggggatacggggggcaacgatcatccccaacaacagcacaagcaccacgagagcgttcgtcaaccgtccttcaacagggtgGACGGGGATACAGCCGGATAcaatcatccccaacaacagcacgagcaccacgagagcgttcctgatcCGCTCTTTGACAGGGCTGaggatacaggctgctacattcattcccaacacccccaagacaaggtagtgctggagattttcaataacgtcatacggtatattgtttcctccaattgtaaccaaaggtgtactaaaacagtgttgaaaaagctgtaa